One stretch of Trichomycterus rosablanca isolate fTriRos1 chromosome 3, fTriRos1.hap1, whole genome shotgun sequence DNA includes these proteins:
- the zgc:136493 gene encoding glyoxylate/hydroxypyruvate reductase B: protein MEKPCVLVPALGPKGIYQCFIPCIEEHFTTVTYEEFEKKQENFAEMIQAVFVWGCGLQVNKKLLQTLPKLQVVANGGVGVDHLDIPLINSFGVKVCNTPHVVDNATADIGMTLMLASARKILEGHDFSKYHESVYLAESTLGNDVSGATLGIIGMGRIGYKVAKRANSFEMKILYHNRNQRKEEEERAVGAVYCEKIEDLLQKSDFVMVVVNLSPQTRKLIGVKELAMMKPNSTLINISRGLVVDQDALVDALKRKVIKAAALDVTYPEPLPRDHPLLSLPNVIVLPHMGTHTVETSQVIVEKMISNTLAVLNGEQPPDEVKI from the exons ATGGAGAAACCCTGCGTATTGGTCCCCGCACTCGGACCCAAGGGCATTTACCAGTGTTTTATACCGTGCATTGAGGAACATTTCACGACAGTCACCTATGAGGAGTTCGAAAAGAAACAGGAAAATTTTGCAGAAATGATCCAAGCCGTGTTTGTTTGGGGTTGCGGCCTACAGGTAAATAAGAAGCTTTTACAAACCTTGCCCAAGCTCCAGGTTGTGGCAAATGGTGGTGTTGGAGTAGATCATCTAGACATACCATTAATCAACAGCTTCGGAGTGAAGGTTTGCAACACTCCGCACGTGGTTGACAATGCTACAGCAGACATCGGGATGACACTGATGTTAGCATCAGCAAGGAAGATTTTGGAAG GCCATGACTTTTCAAAGTACCATGAATCTGTTTATTTGGCCGAATCCACTTTGGGCAATGATGTCAGTGGTGCTACTTTGGGCATCATTGGGATGGGAAGAATCGGATATAAGGTTGCTAAAAGAGCTAAcagttttgaaatgaaaatCCTCTATCACAACAGGAATCAAAG aaaagaggaagaggagcgTGCAGTGGGAGCTGTGTACTGTGAGAAGATTGAGGACCTACTGCAGAAGTCTGACTTCGTTATGGTTGTGGTCAATTTGTCACCTCAGACTCGCAAACTGATTGGGGTTAAAGAACTGGCCATGATGAAGCCTAACAGTACCCTCATTAACATCAGCAGAG GTTTGGTTGTTGACCAGGATGCTTTGGTAGATGCCCTAAAAAGGAAGGTCATTAAAGCTGCAGCTCTGGATGTTACATATCCTGAGCCTCTTCCACG AGATCACCCTCTACTGTCACTTCCAAATGTAATTGTCCTGCCACACATGGGGACTCACACAGTGGAGACGTCTCAAGTCATAGTGGAGAAAATGATTTCCAACACTCTAGCAGTACTGAATGGGGAACAACCTCCAGATGAAGTGAAGATATAG